The following coding sequences are from one Desulfosporosinus orientis DSM 765 window:
- a CDS encoding 4Fe-4S dicluster domain-containing protein produces the protein MIYNCQVVYHYDNCLDTKKAYVNLCRLCIDACPQQAISLYRELDTKRCTECGVCMAVCPSDGFVYRTVDELYEYIRRSEKIVLNCPQAIPAGYEISCLGIIDRDLWMTLMLYAREKELTIYTGVCADCPDKKACEMSVQIFKEVHDAWKEHPPIKIKVAADDGNCENETKGWRDVGRERLEGILQGNTSGESYLIPKTRQFLMETWNSQQSEIPKLPIPVLHVKDNCTNCGDCPEICPQGALTKKDTKEQFSLIYEPSKCVRCQRCISICRSRALTMECKSLSYRLLAGKVLLHQGKRRFCSHCGKEVFDNLEPPLCMDCVTSDK, from the coding sequence ATGATTTATAATTGTCAGGTTGTCTATCATTACGATAATTGTCTTGATACAAAAAAGGCTTATGTTAACCTTTGCCGGTTATGTATCGATGCCTGTCCCCAGCAAGCCATTTCCTTATATCGTGAACTCGATACCAAACGCTGCACAGAATGTGGGGTTTGCATGGCTGTTTGTCCCAGCGATGGCTTTGTCTATCGCACTGTTGATGAACTCTATGAGTATATTAGACGTTCGGAAAAGATTGTTTTGAACTGCCCCCAAGCAATTCCGGCAGGGTATGAAATATCTTGTCTAGGGATTATCGACCGGGATTTATGGATGACATTAATGTTGTACGCCCGGGAGAAGGAGTTGACTATATACACCGGAGTGTGTGCAGATTGTCCCGATAAAAAAGCTTGTGAGATGAGTGTGCAGATTTTTAAGGAAGTGCATGATGCCTGGAAAGAACATCCGCCGATTAAGATAAAAGTGGCCGCTGATGATGGGAACTGTGAAAATGAGACAAAAGGATGGCGTGACGTCGGTCGCGAGAGATTAGAAGGAATATTACAAGGGAACACTTCTGGAGAATCCTATCTTATTCCGAAGACACGGCAGTTCTTGATGGAAACTTGGAATTCCCAACAATCTGAGATTCCAAAGCTCCCTATACCGGTCTTACATGTTAAGGATAATTGTACAAATTGCGGGGATTGTCCGGAGATCTGCCCCCAGGGAGCTTTGACGAAAAAGGATACTAAGGAACAGTTTTCCTTGATTTATGAACCGTCAAAATGCGTCCGCTGTCAAAGATGTATCAGTATATGCCGTTCTAGAGCTTTAACTATGGAATGTAAATCCTTATCCTATCGTTTACTGGCAGGTAAAGTTCTTCTGCACCAAGGCAAACGACGATTTTGTTCTCACTGTGGCAAGGAA
- the nrfD gene encoding NrfD/PsrC family molybdoenzyme membrane anchor subunit, translated as MEIVSTLVNRAGEKLSSVRWRFRITPMRLVFMAIAAAAIAVILVRFILGLGATTNLNDQWPWGLWIAFDVLLGVALAGGGYGTCLIVYVLRRDKFYPIARSTMLTSLLGYIVVVLGLLIEVGQWFNFWRPYVSWGHASVLFEVFWCVSCYTLIQVLEFCEVATEKVFKGFHKYLKKAMPVLLVVGITLPTLHQSSLGELFYIMVGKENPLWWSVFLPPFFLLSSFFVGAGMIIVESTLAGKAFNHQVDISVLRGLARISGGAMILYLVLKVVDIAVKGTLANVFAFDLPSILFLCELVFGVIIPIIIAFSSLSSTRKGLIWFGILNVAGVVLNRFDVVFTGLGKHLNQHGGYYFPAWTEFIVSLGLVSIACLAYLFIVENFNIIEHQGTEHDKGIINDDEDFAVTAK; from the coding sequence ATGGAAATTGTTAGTACACTCGTAAATCGTGCAGGAGAGAAGTTATCCAGCGTGAGATGGCGGTTTAGAATAACCCCCATGAGGTTGGTGTTTATGGCCATTGCGGCTGCGGCCATAGCAGTCATTCTGGTGCGTTTTATACTAGGCCTGGGTGCAACAACCAACCTTAATGATCAGTGGCCATGGGGATTATGGATTGCCTTTGATGTATTGTTAGGGGTAGCCTTGGCGGGAGGCGGTTATGGAACCTGCCTTATAGTATACGTCCTGCGCCGGGATAAGTTTTATCCAATAGCCAGAAGCACAATGCTGACCTCTTTACTAGGTTATATTGTTGTCGTTCTCGGCCTCTTGATTGAAGTAGGACAATGGTTTAACTTCTGGAGACCCTATGTATCATGGGGACATGCCAGTGTATTGTTTGAAGTTTTCTGGTGTGTTTCCTGTTACACATTGATTCAGGTCCTGGAATTCTGTGAAGTAGCAACGGAGAAAGTATTTAAAGGCTTCCACAAGTACCTTAAGAAAGCAATGCCGGTACTGCTGGTTGTCGGTATTACACTGCCCACACTTCACCAATCATCTCTGGGCGAACTGTTCTACATAATGGTTGGCAAAGAGAACCCTCTTTGGTGGTCCGTATTTCTGCCGCCCTTCTTCTTGTTATCATCATTTTTCGTTGGGGCAGGGATGATTATTGTGGAAAGCACTTTAGCCGGAAAAGCATTCAATCATCAAGTGGATATCTCTGTCTTAAGAGGATTGGCCAGAATATCTGGCGGAGCAATGATCTTATATTTAGTCTTAAAGGTCGTGGATATAGCGGTAAAGGGAACCTTGGCCAATGTTTTTGCCTTTGATCTGCCCAGTATCCTGTTCCTGTGCGAACTGGTTTTTGGAGTCATAATTCCTATAATCATAGCCTTTAGTTCCCTATCCAGCACCCGTAAAGGCTTGATTTGGTTTGGAATACTGAATGTTGCCGGAGTAGTTCTCAACAGGTTTGATGTTGTGTTTACAGGATTAGGAAAACATTTGAACCAACATGGCGGCTATTATTTCCCCGCTTGGACAGAGTTTATCGTCAGCTTGGGATTAGTATCAATAGCTTGCTTAGCTTACCTGTTTATCGTAGAAAACTTCAATATTATCGAGCATCAGGGAACAGAACATGATAAAGGCATAATAAATGACGATGAGGATTTTGCTGTCACTGCTAAATAA
- a CDS encoding 4Fe-4S dicluster domain-containing protein, with protein sequence MAKGVLVDIPKCVGCESCSVACKLWNELEWDPQEKTKTAADRAEEPNNGLWPEEWTSINRYEFKNNGSSVWRYVKTQCFHCEEPACVSACFSKALQKLPEGPVIYDQKLCVGCRYCMMACPFDMLRYEWKKAIPGVRKCQMCPTRVANNMETACTSVCPTGAITFGDREELLAEAKKRIKENGYIDRVYGEKEAGGTSWLYISDTPFEQMRFRTDVTTKPLPSYTEGYMKMTPIIGVSWAAILAGLFIFNNKDKEPLE encoded by the coding sequence ATGGCAAAGGGAGTACTCGTAGATATACCAAAATGTGTAGGTTGTGAAAGCTGTTCCGTAGCCTGTAAGTTATGGAATGAGCTTGAATGGGACCCTCAGGAAAAGACCAAGACTGCTGCAGACAGAGCTGAGGAACCCAACAACGGCTTATGGCCGGAAGAATGGACATCGATCAATCGTTATGAATTTAAGAACAACGGCTCGTCAGTTTGGAGATATGTCAAAACCCAATGTTTTCACTGTGAAGAGCCGGCCTGTGTATCAGCGTGTTTTTCCAAGGCATTACAAAAGCTTCCTGAGGGACCGGTTATCTATGATCAGAAGCTGTGCGTTGGTTGTCGTTATTGCATGATGGCATGTCCTTTTGACATGTTGAGGTATGAATGGAAGAAAGCCATTCCTGGTGTAAGGAAATGCCAGATGTGCCCGACAAGAGTTGCCAATAACATGGAAACGGCATGTACCTCTGTGTGTCCCACTGGGGCAATAACCTTTGGAGACAGAGAAGAATTGCTGGCAGAAGCCAAAAAGAGAATCAAAGAAAATGGTTATATAGATAGAGTATATGGAGAAAAAGAAGCAGGGGGAACCTCCTGGCTTTATATCTCGGATACTCCATTTGAACAGATGAGATTCAGGACGGATGTAACTACCAAGCCTTTGCCTTCCTATACAGAAGGATATATGAAAATGACACCAATTATCGGAGTCAGCTGGGCGGCCATATTAGCCGGATTATTTATATTTAACAATAAAGACAAGGAACCTCTGGAGTGA
- a CDS encoding [FeFe] hydrogenase, group A: MAGKAGQVKKLSRRSFFKFVGGASLVGVSLNLAGCGEPLTPDKAVGGSGWMPTQYNAPGSWPTNVRGRVPIDPENPSIVRDDQKCILCGQCIEACEKVQSVFGNYKLPIKKEIVCVNCGQCIQWCPSGAISERDDINKVLKAIADPNITVVVQTAPATRIGLGEEFGMPVGTNVQGKQVAALRKLGFDVIFDTNFTADLTIMEEGTELVKRIKGELDKPIPQFTSCCPGWVKFVEYFYPDLIPNLSSAKSPQQMEGTLMKTYYAETKNVDPKKIFSVAIMPCTAKKFESQRPEMATAGKELKDSKVTPDVDAVLTTRELARMIKRAGIDFNSLPDDQYDQLMGSGTGAGAIFGTTGGVMEAAVRSAYYLITGQQPPSALWGLTPVRGMQGVKEAAVNIPGVGDIKVAVISGLANARKVMDQIKEGNAPWAFIEVMACPGGCEYGGGQPRASSPPSDEVRNRRAASLYTIDANAKLRNSHDNPQIKQVYADFLTSPMSEKAEELLHTTYISRAETFDPKKPESSKLY, encoded by the coding sequence ATGGCAGGCAAAGCAGGACAAGTAAAAAAATTGTCCAGACGTTCTTTCTTTAAGTTTGTAGGGGGAGCAAGTTTAGTCGGTGTTTCGTTAAACTTGGCTGGCTGCGGCGAACCCCTTACACCCGATAAAGCTGTCGGAGGAAGTGGCTGGATGCCAACCCAATACAATGCACCAGGCAGCTGGCCAACTAACGTGCGCGGCCGGGTTCCAATTGACCCGGAAAATCCTTCAATTGTCAGGGATGACCAAAAATGTATTCTTTGTGGTCAATGTATTGAAGCTTGTGAGAAGGTTCAATCGGTGTTTGGCAATTACAAGCTGCCGATTAAAAAGGAAATTGTTTGTGTAAATTGCGGACAGTGTATTCAATGGTGTCCATCCGGAGCAATTTCAGAACGGGATGATATTAATAAAGTGCTAAAAGCTATCGCAGATCCCAATATTACGGTTGTTGTGCAGACTGCTCCGGCAACTCGTATTGGACTTGGCGAAGAATTTGGCATGCCTGTCGGGACTAATGTTCAGGGCAAGCAAGTTGCGGCATTGAGAAAATTGGGGTTTGACGTAATTTTTGATACAAACTTCACAGCGGACCTGACAATAATGGAAGAAGGCACTGAGCTGGTTAAACGTATTAAAGGCGAATTGGATAAGCCTATTCCCCAGTTCACATCATGCTGCCCGGGTTGGGTTAAGTTTGTGGAGTATTTTTATCCGGATCTGATTCCTAATTTATCTTCTGCCAAGTCTCCTCAGCAGATGGAAGGGACTTTGATGAAAACCTATTATGCTGAAACAAAAAATGTTGACCCCAAAAAGATCTTTTCAGTAGCCATCATGCCTTGTACAGCCAAGAAATTTGAAAGCCAGCGTCCTGAAATGGCAACAGCCGGAAAAGAACTTAAGGACAGTAAGGTTACCCCTGATGTGGATGCTGTTCTGACAACCAGAGAGCTGGCCAGAATGATCAAGCGGGCCGGTATCGATTTTAACTCTCTTCCAGACGACCAGTATGATCAGCTGATGGGTTCCGGAACCGGGGCAGGAGCGATATTCGGTACTACCGGCGGTGTCATGGAAGCTGCGGTTCGTTCTGCCTATTATCTTATCACCGGACAACAACCGCCTTCAGCCCTTTGGGGTTTAACTCCTGTAAGAGGAATGCAGGGTGTTAAAGAAGCAGCCGTGAATATCCCCGGTGTCGGCGACATAAAAGTTGCAGTCATTTCCGGTCTGGCTAATGCCCGCAAAGTTATGGATCAGATTAAGGAAGGCAATGCCCCCTGGGCTTTCATAGAAGTTATGGCTTGTCCGGGAGGCTGTGAATATGGCGGAGGACAACCTCGTGCCTCATCTCCTCCTTCAGATGAAGTTCGCAATAGGCGTGCAGCTTCATTATATACAATTGATGCTAATGCCAAACTGCGCAACAGTCATGATAACCCCCAAATCAAACAAGTCTATGCTGATTTTTTAACCAGCCCCATGAGCGAGAAGGCAGAAGAACTATTGCATACAACTTATATTTCCAGGGCTGAAACCTTTGACCCTAAAAAGCCCGAAAGCAGCAAATTATACTAA
- a CDS encoding ABC transporter ATP-binding protein has product MSLLEIHNVCKNFKIGNESVSVLNDLTLTVNKGELVCLLGVSGCGKTTFLRLISGLEKQTSGTILINGTQYKIRNRTVNMVFQEPRLFPWLSVQDNIIFGLKRNDHSKAKNLKVTEIINKLGLSPYIHEMPYKLSGGIAQRVALARAIVTEPELLLLDEPFSSLDSITKNSIMEDLLDLWKSANMTIIHVTHNLDEAIMLAQKIIVLKYRNNSTECFDIMNLSYPRNPESDYFKELKSKVFNSY; this is encoded by the coding sequence ATGAGTCTATTAGAAATTCACAATGTATGTAAGAATTTTAAAATAGGAAATGAATCAGTAAGCGTTCTGAATGATTTGACGTTGACTGTCAATAAAGGAGAACTGGTCTGTCTGTTAGGGGTTAGCGGATGCGGTAAAACGACCTTCTTACGATTAATCTCAGGCTTAGAAAAACAGACTTCGGGTACGATTTTAATCAATGGCACTCAATATAAAATAAGAAACAGAACAGTAAATATGGTATTCCAAGAACCCAGGTTATTCCCCTGGCTTTCTGTTCAAGATAATATCATTTTTGGCTTAAAAAGAAACGATCATAGCAAAGCAAAGAATTTAAAAGTTACTGAAATAATAAATAAACTGGGATTAAGTCCTTATATCCACGAAATGCCCTATAAATTATCAGGCGGAATAGCACAACGAGTAGCCCTAGCAAGAGCTATAGTGACAGAACCCGAGCTCTTGCTTTTAGATGAGCCCTTTTCATCACTAGACTCAATTACTAAAAACAGCATTATGGAAGATCTGCTGGACTTGTGGAAATCCGCCAACATGACCATAATCCATGTAACCCATAATCTGGATGAAGCGATTATGCTGGCTCAAAAAATAATAGTATTAAAATACAGAAACAATAGTACGGAATGCTTTGATATCATGAATTTATCCTATCCAAGAAACCCTGAGAGTGATTACTTTAAAGAATTAAAAAGCAAAGTATTTAACAGTTACTAA
- a CDS encoding ABC transporter permease, with the protein MLKQVKIRLQGVILPLAIILIWQLVSNYGMVNSYILPSPHHIYFRCIQLIENGSLQQNILASLIRVVIGFLTALLLSIPLGIILGLNQRVKLLLNPILSFFQQIPGIALIPIFILWLGIDETSKIAIIVYSAIFPILLNTINGIETTDKNLIEVAIINGISKVGLAYRVYLPSMLPSLFVGMRLGLSYCWRSLVAVELLGASKGLGYLIQQGRELAQPETMFLGVFIIGLIGMSFDNVSKGFEKKIIRFKSNDYKED; encoded by the coding sequence ATGTTAAAGCAAGTAAAAATAAGATTGCAAGGGGTTATTTTGCCTCTTGCAATCATTCTTATTTGGCAGCTTGTTAGTAATTATGGAATGGTAAACAGTTATATCTTGCCATCACCACACCATATTTACTTCCGATGTATACAGTTAATCGAGAATGGCAGCCTGCAACAAAACATATTGGCGAGCTTAATTCGAGTTGTCATAGGATTTTTAACAGCTCTACTCTTATCCATACCCCTAGGAATAATATTAGGCTTAAATCAACGAGTAAAATTGTTGCTAAATCCCATCTTGAGTTTTTTTCAACAAATTCCCGGCATTGCGTTAATACCAATATTCATTCTTTGGCTGGGGATAGATGAAACCTCAAAAATAGCCATTATCGTTTATTCCGCGATATTTCCAATCTTATTAAATACCATTAATGGCATAGAAACAACGGATAAGAACCTTATAGAAGTGGCGATAATTAACGGGATATCAAAGGTTGGCTTAGCCTATAGAGTATATCTGCCAAGTATGCTGCCAAGCTTATTTGTAGGAATGAGACTGGGATTAAGTTATTGTTGGCGATCCTTAGTCGCTGTTGAATTACTAGGGGCATCGAAGGGCTTAGGATATTTAATACAGCAAGGAAGAGAATTGGCTCAACCTGAAACCATGTTCTTAGGAGTATTCATTATAGGGTTGATTGGTATGAGCTTTGATAATGTATCAAAGGGATTTGAGAAAAAAATAATTAGATTTAAATCTAATGACTATAAAGAGGATTAA
- a CDS encoding aliphatic sulfonate ABC transporter substrate-binding protein produces MFRSKLILAAISLTLLLSGCSSASSSQQQTPALPKTINASYVSRPINVPSIVAQDKKMFETEFAKDNIEFKWHDLTTPDSQLEALASGSLDFANSLNNLSAILAKANGNDIKVISAYSAFPKGIALVAGSTAGISNEADLKGKKIGLQSGTMLYQMLIEDLAKSNLKKNDITIVNMDSSSALTALLSGQIDATILPDPLLSKAIASGKATKIRSAEGLISGLSVIAVRSDFAKNYPNLVKQFLQIHKQSLDWSTNNLDQALQLAATKNQMDIKAVKRMYPEFSFAMSMDNAKVDLIQSAEFLKEEGMISSDTDTTNLINDLIDTSFMPQ; encoded by the coding sequence ATGTTTCGTTCAAAGCTAATTTTGGCAGCCATTTCATTGACATTGTTACTAAGTGGCTGCTCATCAGCATCAAGCAGTCAACAACAAACACCGGCACTTCCAAAAACTATTAATGCGTCCTATGTGTCCAGGCCTATTAATGTCCCTTCAATTGTTGCTCAAGATAAAAAAATGTTTGAAACGGAATTTGCAAAGGATAATATCGAATTCAAGTGGCATGACTTGACGACACCGGATAGTCAGTTAGAAGCCCTTGCTTCAGGTTCTTTAGATTTTGCCAATAGCCTTAATAATCTCTCGGCTATATTGGCCAAAGCAAATGGTAATGACATTAAGGTTATTTCGGCTTATTCAGCCTTTCCCAAGGGTATAGCATTAGTTGCCGGATCGACTGCGGGGATTAGCAATGAGGCGGATCTTAAAGGCAAGAAAATCGGGCTTCAAAGCGGTACGATGCTCTATCAAATGCTTATTGAAGATCTAGCAAAATCAAACCTCAAGAAAAATGACATTACTATAGTCAATATGGATTCATCCAGTGCCTTAACGGCCTTATTAAGCGGTCAAATTGATGCCACAATCCTGCCGGACCCATTACTTTCAAAAGCCATTGCCTCGGGAAAAGCTACAAAAATTCGAAGCGCCGAAGGATTGATTTCAGGATTATCCGTTATTGCAGTTCGAAGTGACTTTGCGAAAAATTATCCAAACTTGGTTAAGCAATTTTTACAAATACATAAACAGTCCCTTGATTGGAGTACAAATAACCTGGACCAAGCTCTTCAGCTTGCAGCGACGAAAAATCAGATGGACATAAAAGCTGTTAAAAGAATGTATCCTGAATTTTCCTTTGCTATGAGTATGGATAATGCTAAGGTAGATTTAATTCAATCTGCAGAATTCCTTAAAGAAGAGGGCATGATCTCAAGTGACACAGATACCACAAACCTTATAAATGACTTAATTGATACAAGCTTCATGCCGCAGTAA
- a CDS encoding FtsX-like permease family protein, translating into MTFFDISRKMLMVNFRRYRQYFLCNVFSIVLFYCFAAIFTNQAFMDPKSVNSYISSNVWAPSLFVGIFLVTFIPYSYQQFMKLRKHEYGILMTMGMSEREVLVNMLLEQCVTAGISLLSGLFLGTLAAFVFYFVIQHGIGVTGLRWYFNPASYKWTALLYGLTILFTLVMSVLGFKKTDLIDLIKDKFRGEKNRKSKRGRFISGVVLAAVSVPMMILGYVYANSGLWFVISLIFMFAGSGLIIAQVESLDDFWTKVIPGFREGHFLGISFNRQHAKSQVRISIIAAWLLGFCIFFAGSCVVMYPALTKDAIRNSPYDLEYSQIFSKNQVTDSDIASLLAQNGVSVRTVKQVDYLRNGAFNLLPLSEVNEEFGCNYHIPEGKFLMVFQSDLQDGYKHYFSSPSTVGFDCGRDKMELKSVGSDVRILFNRNPTLADHTLVLNDTDYKTIAAVRTDYSKGIIKLYSFGNWQDSGKGIAAVQKYLLEKNRVDQSIQQRYYRATSRIESYTLAKQSAEFLLFVMLFAEILFCAASNIMIQFKIKAEAEKEQRILFGLYRLGVTAEEMLAMIRHKNIYYYMPQVITGLFIGSFYGYAVNEFYGFGWQAAVYSLIIGSGLTALQFVVVLRYSRRELLGFGFFQ; encoded by the coding sequence ATGACATTCTTTGATATTTCCAGGAAAATGTTAATGGTCAACTTCCGGCGTTACCGGCAGTATTTTTTATGTAATGTCTTTTCAATTGTCCTGTTTTACTGTTTCGCCGCCATCTTTACCAATCAGGCGTTTATGGATCCCAAGAGCGTTAACAGCTATATTTCCAGCAATGTATGGGCCCCAAGTTTATTTGTGGGCATTTTTCTCGTAACATTTATCCCCTATTCCTACCAACAATTCATGAAGCTGCGCAAACATGAATACGGCATTTTAATGACCATGGGAATGAGTGAAAGAGAAGTGCTGGTTAATATGCTCCTGGAACAGTGCGTGACTGCCGGGATATCTTTGCTCAGCGGTTTGTTCTTGGGCACTCTGGCAGCTTTTGTCTTTTATTTCGTGATTCAACACGGGATCGGAGTAACTGGATTGCGTTGGTATTTTAATCCCGCGTCCTATAAATGGACAGCACTGCTCTATGGTCTAACCATCCTCTTCACCCTAGTAATGAGTGTTTTAGGGTTTAAAAAGACGGACCTAATCGATCTGATTAAAGATAAATTCCGAGGGGAAAAGAATAGAAAATCAAAAAGAGGACGATTCATCTCCGGTGTGGTCTTGGCTGCTGTTTCAGTACCGATGATGATTCTTGGTTATGTTTATGCTAATTCGGGGCTTTGGTTTGTAATTAGCCTTATCTTTATGTTTGCAGGTTCGGGTTTGATCATTGCCCAGGTGGAGAGTTTGGATGACTTTTGGACTAAAGTAATCCCGGGATTTCGGGAGGGGCATTTTCTCGGAATCTCTTTTAACAGGCAGCATGCCAAATCTCAAGTCAGGATTAGCATTATAGCAGCCTGGCTGCTTGGATTTTGCATATTTTTTGCCGGATCATGTGTGGTTATGTATCCGGCCCTTACCAAGGATGCTATCAGAAATTCCCCTTATGATTTAGAGTATTCCCAGATTTTCAGCAAGAACCAGGTGACTGACAGTGATATCGCAAGCTTATTGGCTCAAAACGGGGTATCGGTCCGAACGGTTAAGCAAGTGGATTATTTGAGAAACGGTGCATTTAATTTGCTTCCGCTTTCCGAAGTTAATGAAGAATTTGGTTGTAACTATCATATTCCCGAGGGTAAGTTTCTGATGGTTTTCCAGTCTGACTTGCAGGACGGATACAAACATTATTTTTCTTCCCCTTCAACAGTTGGTTTTGATTGCGGCAGGGATAAAATGGAATTAAAGTCCGTTGGGAGCGATGTGCGTATCTTATTCAACCGGAATCCGACCTTGGCTGATCACACTTTGGTCTTAAACGATACTGATTACAAGACTATAGCCGCGGTACGCACCGACTATTCCAAAGGGATCATCAAGCTGTACTCTTTTGGCAATTGGCAGGATTCGGGAAAAGGAATAGCTGCCGTCCAGAAATATTTATTAGAAAAGAATCGGGTTGACCAGTCGATACAACAACGTTACTATCGGGCTACCTCCAGGATTGAATCCTACACATTGGCTAAGCAGTCAGCAGAGTTTTTGCTTTTTGTGATGTTATTCGCCGAGATTTTGTTCTGTGCGGCATCCAATATTATGATTCAGTTTAAGATTAAGGCCGAAGCGGAAAAAGAGCAGAGAATATTATTCGGTCTCTACAGGCTGGGGGTAACGGCCGAAGAAATGCTGGCAATGATCCGGCATAAGAACATATATTACTATATGCCTCAGGTTATCACCGGTCTGTTTATTGGGAGTTTTTATGGCTATGCCGTAAATGAATTTTATGGATTTGGATGGCAGGCTGCCGTGTACAGTTTGATTATTGGCTCAGGCCTAACAGCGCTTCAATTCGTTGTGGTGCTGAGATATTCCAGAAGAGAATTGCTGGGCTTTGGTTTTTTTCAATAG
- a CDS encoding ABC transporter ATP-binding protein, whose amino-acid sequence MYCTGVEDIPLYLCVSVWTNEPCPNLINNLFRAGYFGFVLVCGFYDEKIGDKGMYSLEISDVWKNYQTRNKEKIAVLKGLNLQVKEGEMVAVMGPSGSGKTTLLNIISGVDRSDQGSVWIDGQCLSEMNKAELALFRRRRLGMIFQDFNLIESLSVKENVLLPMILDKKPAEEQEEQAEKILKILGIEDTQAHNITEISGGEKQRAAIGRALINNPALILADEPTGNLDSKSTREVMNYFLRVNREFGSSFLMVTHDTFAASHCHRALLLKDGEFLAEEQRKGSNKEFLDSLTEMLTLIGSEQDDIL is encoded by the coding sequence GTGTATTGTACTGGAGTAGAAGATATACCCTTGTATCTCTGTGTGTCCGTATGGACGAATGAACCCTGCCCTAATCTAATCAATAATCTTTTTAGAGCCGGATATTTTGGCTTTGTTTTGGTGTGCGGATTTTATGATGAAAAGATTGGGGATAAGGGTATGTACAGTTTAGAAATTAGCGATGTATGGAAAAATTATCAAACAAGGAATAAAGAAAAAATTGCAGTATTAAAAGGTCTTAATTTGCAGGTAAAAGAAGGAGAAATGGTTGCTGTCATGGGACCCTCGGGAAGCGGCAAAACAACTCTCTTAAATATCATCAGCGGCGTGGATCGTTCAGATCAAGGAAGTGTCTGGATTGACGGCCAGTGCCTGTCCGAGATGAATAAAGCAGAACTGGCCTTATTCCGAAGGAGAAGATTAGGGATGATCTTTCAGGACTTTAATCTTATCGAAAGCCTTTCCGTGAAAGAAAATGTCCTGCTGCCGATGATTCTGGACAAAAAGCCGGCGGAGGAACAGGAAGAGCAGGCGGAAAAAATTCTCAAGATCCTCGGCATTGAAGATACCCAAGCTCATAATATTACGGAAATATCCGGCGGTGAGAAACAGCGGGCGGCCATCGGCAGGGCGCTTATCAATAATCCTGCTCTTATTTTGGCTGATGAACCGACAGGAAATCTGGATTCCAAGTCCACCCGGGAAGTGATGAATTATTTTCTCCGGGTCAATCGAGAATTCGGCAGCAGTTTTTTAATGGTTACCCATGACACCTTTGCCGCCAGCCATTGTCACAGGGCCCTTTTGTTAAAAGACGGTGAATTTTTGGCTGAAGAACAGCGGAAAGGCAGCAACAAGGAATTTCTTGATTCCCTGACTGAAATGCTTACCTTGATCGGAAGTGAGCAGGATGACATTCTTTGA
- a CDS encoding ABC transporter ATP-binding protein, which yields MDHKLVIDQVGKVFSTKGGEMVALDRTSFKVKEGEFITILGPSGCGKSTILRIVAGLEEPSSGKVYLDGHEVKGPGSDRGMVFQSYTLYPWLTVEDNIAFGLKLKGTSRKQCKEAAQHYLELIGLSGFEKHYPIQLSGGMKQRVAIARALANDPEILLMDEPFGALDAQTRSIMQEILLKVWEESKKTILFITHDVEESIFLADSVYVMTARPGRLKENIPVNLPRPRDYNIKSSSEFLSLKTRLLDLIREETLKALK from the coding sequence GTGGATCATAAACTTGTCATTGACCAAGTGGGCAAGGTATTTTCGACCAAGGGAGGCGAGATGGTCGCACTCGATCGTACGTCTTTTAAGGTGAAAGAAGGAGAGTTTATCACGATCCTCGGTCCTTCAGGGTGTGGAAAATCCACTATCTTAAGGATTGTGGCGGGACTAGAAGAACCAAGCTCGGGAAAGGTCTACCTTGATGGGCATGAGGTTAAAGGCCCTGGCTCTGATCGAGGTATGGTCTTCCAGTCCTATACCCTTTATCCTTGGTTAACCGTGGAAGATAATATTGCTTTTGGCTTGAAACTCAAGGGAACTTCGCGCAAACAGTGTAAAGAAGCGGCACAACATTATCTTGAGCTTATTGGGTTAAGTGGGTTTGAGAAACACTACCCGATCCAATTATCCGGGGGGATGAAACAGCGAGTGGCGATTGCCCGGGCGCTGGCAAATGATCCTGAAATACTCTTAATGGATGAACCGTTTGGTGCCTTGGATGCACAAACTCGGAGCATTATGCAGGAGATCCTGCTCAAAGTATGGGAAGAGTCCAAGAAGACAATTCTATTTATCACGCATGATGTGGAAGAGTCTATCTTTTTGGCGGACTCCGTTTATGTCATGACGGCTAGGCCAGGACGCTTAAAAGAGAATATTCCTGTAAATCTTCCTAGACCTCGCGATTACAATATTAAGAGCAGTTCAGAGTTCTTAAGCCTTAAAACACGGTTACTCGATCTTATCCGTGAAGAGACTTTGAAAGCTCTTAAGTAG